In the genome of Chrysiogenes arsenatis DSM 11915, one region contains:
- a CDS encoding GGDEF domain-containing response regulator, translating to MSVLYVEDEIDIREPLARFIAKRVGALHTAGNGEEGWEMFQRFSPDIVVTDIQMPFMNGLDMARLIRNAAPEVPILITTAFSDSDMLLKSIEVGVDRYIKKPLRASQLMEQIENIAANIERKRELERKNRLIEAILDNSPGSILTFEKGKISYMNRALLNYLGFTSLEEFLKEHSTLDPFLVEKEGSFYKGVAMPDWVRLIMTLPDEEFIISLVGRHQLKLDAQSYIVRVSAVHDSPNICGYDDTIIVSLSNVTTLEMERRKFEEQAMKDPLTGIYNRKFFFQELDQEIARSGRFHDPFSVVMFDIDYFKRVNDTYGHQVGDSVLKEVVVLTQGVIRNCDIFGRYGGEEFVLLLPNTKREGATHLAEKLRRAIEQHEFDYIDKLTVSLGVTSFSEDQRDANALINSADTALYRAKNNGRNRVEYV from the coding sequence GTGTCAGTCCTCTATGTTGAGGACGAAATCGACATCCGCGAACCTCTCGCTCGCTTCATTGCGAAGCGGGTGGGCGCACTGCACACCGCAGGCAATGGTGAAGAAGGCTGGGAGATGTTCCAACGTTTTTCGCCTGATATTGTTGTTACCGATATCCAAATGCCCTTTATGAATGGCCTTGATATGGCTCGTTTGATCCGTAACGCTGCTCCCGAGGTACCTATCCTGATTACAACAGCCTTCAGTGATTCCGATATGCTGTTGAAATCCATAGAAGTCGGCGTTGACCGGTACATCAAAAAGCCGCTACGCGCCAGTCAACTCATGGAACAGATAGAAAACATTGCCGCAAACATCGAGCGCAAGCGAGAACTGGAACGGAAAAATCGCCTGATAGAAGCGATCCTCGATAACAGTCCCGGCTCTATCCTGACGTTTGAAAAGGGCAAAATCAGCTACATGAACCGCGCATTACTGAATTACCTCGGCTTTACCTCTCTGGAAGAATTTCTGAAAGAGCACTCTACGCTTGATCCTTTTCTGGTAGAAAAAGAGGGTTCATTTTATAAAGGCGTCGCCATGCCTGATTGGGTGCGCCTCATCATGACCCTCCCTGACGAAGAATTCATCATATCCCTTGTGGGTCGCCACCAACTGAAACTTGATGCTCAGTCCTATATCGTGCGTGTCAGCGCCGTCCACGACTCTCCCAATATCTGTGGCTATGACGACACGATTATCGTATCGCTTTCCAACGTCACCACTCTGGAAATGGAACGTCGCAAATTTGAAGAACAAGCGATGAAAGATCCGTTGACAGGAATCTATAACCGGAAGTTCTTTTTTCAGGAGCTTGATCAGGAAATTGCCCGCTCCGGTCGCTTCCATGATCCATTTTCGGTGGTTATGTTTGATATCGACTACTTTAAGCGAGTGAACGACACCTACGGTCACCAAGTGGGCGACTCAGTTTTGAAAGAAGTGGTAGTGTTAACCCAAGGGGTCATTCGCAATTGCGATATTTTTGGCCGCTATGGTGGCGAAGAATTCGTTCTGCTCCTCCCGAACACGAAACGGGAAGGGGCGACTCATCTTGCTGAAAAATTACGTCGTGCTATCGAACAACATGAATTCGATTATATCGACAAATTGACCGTCAGCTTGGGTGTAACCTCATTTAGCGAAGACCAAAGAGACGCCAATGCGCTGATTAACAGTGCCGACACCGCGCTCTATCGAGCGAAGAATAATGGGCGAAATCGGGTCGAATACGTATAA
- a CDS encoding mechanosensitive ion channel family protein, with the protein MDGIQEFIATMSVAYGMKILGGLAILIIGWWVVKRIASFVGVLLERTRLDPMFVRFLSNFVSVVGHVVVVIAALGNLGVNTNSVLAVLGAAGLAIGLSLKDSLSHLASGILIAVLKLFRIGDFVDFGGKAGTVLNTTLFHVELKTPDGRAILVPNAEVIGGSIINFSQHPQRRVEWIIGVSYRADVTRVKEVLKEVINRDERVKADPEPFIAVHALDSSSVNFVVRAWTDAANFWPLYFNYLEEVKIELDKQGIEIPFPQRDVHLHPSESLEKLLQAKG; encoded by the coding sequence ATGGATGGCATTCAAGAATTTATTGCAACGATGAGTGTTGCGTACGGCATGAAAATACTTGGCGGATTAGCAATACTTATTATTGGCTGGTGGGTCGTCAAACGTATTGCCAGTTTTGTCGGAGTATTATTGGAGCGGACACGTCTTGATCCAATGTTTGTTCGTTTTCTGAGTAATTTTGTTTCGGTTGTCGGCCATGTGGTAGTGGTCATTGCGGCGCTGGGTAATTTGGGTGTGAATACCAACTCGGTACTGGCGGTGCTCGGTGCTGCCGGTTTGGCGATAGGTCTTTCGCTGAAAGATTCACTGTCGCACCTTGCTTCGGGAATTCTCATTGCTGTTTTGAAGCTCTTTCGCATAGGTGATTTTGTCGACTTCGGCGGCAAAGCCGGCACCGTTTTAAATACGACCTTGTTTCATGTTGAGCTGAAAACCCCTGACGGGAGAGCTATTTTGGTGCCGAATGCCGAAGTTATCGGTGGTTCCATTATCAACTTTTCCCAGCACCCGCAGCGCCGCGTAGAGTGGATTATCGGAGTGTCGTACCGCGCTGATGTTACGCGTGTCAAAGAGGTGTTGAAAGAGGTGATCAACCGGGATGAGCGGGTCAAAGCAGATCCAGAACCATTTATCGCAGTACATGCTTTAGACAGCAGCAGTGTGAATTTTGTGGTGCGGGCGTGGACAGACGCCGCAAACTTCTGGCCGCTCTACTTCAATTACCTCGAAGAGGTAAAAATCGAACTGGATAAGCAGGGGATTGAAATTCCGTTCCCACAACGCGATGTGCATTTGCACCCATCAGAGTCGTTGGAGAAATTGTTGCAGGCTAAAGGGTAA
- a CDS encoding RsmB/NOP family class I SAM-dependent RNA methyltransferase → MTTPTTPTATPKPSLRLFIEEFVRFFDGEPISLKWLQEKVAPPDRAWVKELGSGIFRKLELVHRIVAASCHRPLEQVDPYLRAILLVSAYRVYYMQTPDYAVVGDAHALCRRPDEKTFINGVLRNLTQYRKTEAHFAYKGKDTILRTMLNESYPEWFVADLAQERPDDFEALLHQMNQPQRITGYLNNTLIPVDGLTAFLAEGGAVISPGGFVALNHFGVTALDRVLDIAAAPGTKSLWLAQQQPALLVASDVDLPRLRPMRSEAERLNRTAPLLCIADGKLLPFEPCSFSRVLLDVPCSGTGVIGKHPEGKYTKNRELIERYAALQPTLLDDAFRMLAPGGLLCYSTCSLFQSENDRQIERLLAQEPTARLALPEELRFQNIAEELRDAVARSIEKTAYGFFVNPAVAGLPGFYWSYITKGA, encoded by the coding sequence GCCAACTGCAACGCCTAAACCTTCGCTACGACTTTTTATTGAAGAATTCGTCCGTTTCTTTGATGGCGAACCCATTTCGCTCAAATGGCTTCAAGAAAAAGTTGCGCCACCGGATCGCGCATGGGTGAAGGAGCTTGGTAGCGGCATTTTCCGTAAACTCGAACTGGTCCATCGCATTGTAGCCGCCTCATGTCACCGTCCGCTGGAGCAGGTTGATCCCTACTTGCGCGCTATTTTGCTGGTAAGTGCCTACCGTGTCTACTATATGCAGACGCCCGATTACGCCGTGGTGGGCGATGCACACGCGTTGTGCCGCCGTCCTGATGAAAAAACATTCATCAATGGTGTCCTGCGCAACCTGACGCAGTACCGCAAAACGGAGGCGCACTTTGCGTACAAAGGGAAAGATACTATTCTGCGCACAATGCTTAATGAAAGCTACCCCGAATGGTTTGTTGCTGATCTTGCGCAGGAAAGGCCTGATGATTTTGAAGCGCTCTTGCACCAGATGAATCAACCGCAGCGGATTACGGGGTATCTCAACAATACTTTGATTCCGGTCGATGGCCTGACGGCGTTTTTAGCCGAAGGGGGAGCAGTTATTTCGCCCGGAGGATTTGTCGCGTTGAACCATTTCGGGGTGACAGCGCTCGATCGCGTGCTTGATATTGCCGCTGCGCCCGGAACGAAAAGCTTGTGGTTGGCACAGCAGCAACCCGCTTTATTGGTAGCGAGCGATGTTGACTTACCACGCCTGCGTCCCATGCGGAGCGAGGCGGAACGTCTGAATCGCACGGCGCCGCTGCTCTGCATTGCGGATGGGAAGTTGCTCCCGTTTGAACCGTGTTCTTTCAGCCGTGTTTTACTTGACGTTCCCTGTAGTGGTACTGGTGTTATTGGCAAGCACCCCGAAGGGAAATACACAAAAAACCGTGAGCTTATTGAGCGGTATGCTGCATTGCAACCGACACTCCTTGACGACGCTTTCCGGATGCTTGCTCCGGGCGGGTTGCTGTGTTACAGCACGTGCTCGCTGTTTCAGTCGGAAAATGATCGTCAAATAGAGCGCCTACTCGCCCAAGAGCCAACGGCACGTCTGGCTTTGCCGGAAGAGCTTCGTTTTCAGAATATTGCGGAGGAGCTGCGCGATGCGGTCGCTCGAAGTATCGAAAAAACAGCCTATGGCTTCTTTGTCAACCCCGCAGTCGCTGGATTGCCCGGTTTCTACTGGAGCTACATCACAAAAGGAGCGTAA